The following are encoded in a window of Phaseolus vulgaris cultivar G19833 chromosome 3, P. vulgaris v2.0, whole genome shotgun sequence genomic DNA:
- the LOC137808051 gene encoding protein NRT1/ PTR FAMILY 6.3-like, with protein MNTLSATPEKTIPDACDYKGHPAQRSKTGGWVAAAMILGVEASERLTTMGVAVNLVTYLTGTMHLGSANSANTVTNFMGTSFMLCLLGGFVADTFIGRYLTIAIFATVQATGVTILTISTIIPGLHPPKCVRSATRRCEPASNMQLLVLYLALYITSLGIGGLKSSVSGFGTDQFDESDKVEKNQMIKFFNWFVFFISLGTLTAVTVLVYIQDHIGRYWGYGISVCAILVALMVFLSGTRRYRFKKLVGSPLTQIAMVLVAAWRKRHLELPSDASLLFNLDDVADETLRKQKQMLPHSRQFRFLDKAAIKDPKTDSQEITMERKWYLSTLTDVEEVKMVQRMLPVWATTIMFWTIYAQMTTFSVSQATTMDRHIGNSFQIPAASLTVFFVASILLTVPIYDRVIAPIAKKVTKNPQGLTPLQRIGVGLVLSIFAMVAAALTEIKRLRVARAHGLTHKHNAVVPISVFWLVPQFFFVGSGEAFTYIGQLDFFLRECPKGMKTMSTGLFLSTLSLGFFLSSMLVTLVHKATRHSEPWLADNLNEGKLHHFYWLLAVLSGVNLVVYLFCAKGYVYKDKRLAEAGIELEETETLSHA; from the exons ATGAACACTCTCTCTGCAACACCGGAGAAAACCATCCCAGATGCCTGCGACTACAAAGGTCATCCAGCCCAGAGGTCCAAAACTGGTGGTTGGGTTGCTGCCGCCATGATTTTAG GAGTGGAAGCAAGTGAGAGGTTAACCACAATGGGTGTTGCTGTGAATTTGGTGACATATTTAACTGGTACTATGCATTTGGGCAGTGCTAATTCTGCCAACACAGTCACCAACTTCATGGGAACCTCTTTCATGCTCTGTTTATTAGGTGGTTTTGTAGCTGACACTTTTATCGGCAG ATACCTCACTATTGCCATCTTCGCAACCGTTCAAGCGACT GGTGTTACAATATTGACAATATCAACCATAATCCCAGGCCTGCATCCTCCAAAATGTGTAAGATCTGCTACTAGACGTTGCGAGCCTGCAAGCAACATGCAGCTATTGGTGCTCTACCTAGCTCTTTACATCACATCCCTTGGCATTGGTGGTTTGAAATCCAGTGTGTCAGGGTTTGGCACAGATCAATTCGATGAATCAGACAAAGTGGAGAAAAATCAGATGATAAAATTCTTCAACTGGTTCGTGTTCTTCATAAGCTTGGGGACTCTGACAGCAGTTACCGTTCTTGTGTACATTCAGGATCACATAGGGAGGTATTGGGGTTATGGGATAAGTGTATGTGCTATTCTGGTGGCACTTATGGTGTTCTTGTCGGGTACGAGGAGGTATCGGTTCAAGAAACTGGTGGGAAGTCCCCTAACGCAGATTGCAATGGTGTTGGTGGCAGCTTGGAGGAAGAGGCACTTGGAATTGCCCTCTGATGCTTCTTTGTTGTTCAACTTGGATGATGTTGCAGATGAAACTCTCAGAAAGCAGAAGCAGATGTTGCCCCATAGCAGACAGTTCAG GTTCTTGGACAAGGCAGCAATCAAAGATCCAAAAACAGACAGCCAAGAAATCACTATGGAGAGGAAGTGGTATCTCTCAACCCTAACAGACGTGGAAGAAGTTAAAATGGTGCAGAGAATGCTACCCGTCTGGGCCACCACCATCATGTTTTGGACTATCTACGCACAAATGACCACATTTTCGGTATCACAGGCCACCACCATGGACCGTCACATCGGAAACTCTTTCCAAATTCCAGCAGCATCACTTACAGTCTTTTTCGTGGCAAGCATTCTCCTTACAGTCCCCATCTACGACCGCGTCATTGCTCCCATAGCcaaaaaagtaacaaaaaacCCACAAGGGTTAACCCCATTGCAACGCATTGGCGTAGGGTTGGTGCTCTCAATCTTTGCCATGGTGGCTGCCGCACTCACGGAAATAAAGCGCCTGAGAGTGGCACGTGCCCACGGTTTGACACACAAACACAATGCTGTGGTTCCCATCAGTGTGTTCTGGCTGGTCCCACAGTTCTTCTTTGTGGGGTCGGGAGAGGCATTTACGTACATTGGGCAGCTAGATTTTTTCCTGAGGGAGTGTCCAAAGGGGATGAAGACAATGAGTACGGGTTTGTTTTTGAGCACGTTGTCTTTAGGGTTTTTTCTTAGTTCCATGTTGGTGACTTTGGTGCACAAGGCGACACGTCACAGCGAACCATGGCTTGCGGACAACCTCAACGAAGGGAAACTGCACCACTTCTACTGGTTACTGGCTGTGTTGAGTGGTGTGAATTTGGTGGTATACTTGTTTTGTGCAAAGGGGTATGTGTACAAGGACAAGAGACTCGCTGAGGCAGGCATAGAGTTGGAGGAAACAGAGACTCTTTCCCATGCTTAG